The sequence below is a genomic window from Lysobacter capsici.
GATCACCCAGCCCTGTCCGGCGGTGTCGAACAGCAGGTTGGTGGCGTTGAGGTCGGCGTGGTCCAGCCCGGCGCGGTGGCAGCGCGCGATCAGCCGGCCGGCTTCCTCCCACGGCGCGCCGTCGCCGGCGACCGCGGCACGGTCGGCCAGCGAACGCACGCCGTCGAGCCGCTCGATCATGATCGCGGCGTAGTAATGCAGGCCGTCGCGGCGGTACCAGGCCGCGACCGGCGCCGGCACCGGCAGGCCCTTGCGCGCGAGTTCGCGGGTCAGGCGGAATTCGGCGAAGCTGCGGGTCTTGTTGGCGCCCTGCCACCAGTAGCGATCGCGGTTGAAGCGCGCGACCAGGCCGCCGCGCAGGTAGCGCCGCAGCACCACCTGGCCGAACGGCGCGTCCACGAACCAGGCGCCGCCGCGGCCGCCGCTGTCGACCGGACGCGCCTTCTCGCCCCAGTGCGCGGGCGAGAACCAGTCCGGCGCGGCTTGCTGCACCCGCTCGCGGTCGAACACAATCGCACCGTACCCGCTGTCGTCGCGGTACGGTGTCAGTCCTTCGGCGGCGTCATAACCCGTCATCCGCCCGAGTCTAACAAGTCACGTGACCCATTCGTCTCTCAGCGCCGCTCCTTCGATCTGCCTGCTACGCCTGTCGGCGCTCGGCGATGTCACCCACGTCGTGCCGCTGGTGCGCACCTTGCGCGAGGCGCGGCCGCAGGCGGCGATCACCTGGGTGATCGGCAAGGGCGAGCGGCGCCTGCTCGAAGGCCTCGAAGGCGTGCGCTTCGTCGAATACGACAAGAAGAGCGGACTGGCCGGCATGCGCGCGCTGGGCCGCGAGCTGCGCGCGCTGGGGCTGGCCGACGGCCGGTTCGAGGCGTTGCTGCAGATGCAGGTCGCCGCGCGCGCCAATCTGCTGTCGGCGTTCGTCCCGGCGCGGCGCCGGATCGGCTACGACCGCGCGCGTTCCAAGGACCTGCACGGCCTGTTCGTCAACGAACGCATCCCCGACCGCCCCGGCATCCACGTGCTCGATGCGATCGGCAGCTTCTGCGAACCGCTCGGCCTGCGCCAGACGCGGGTGG
It includes:
- a CDS encoding 3-deoxy-D-manno-octulosonic acid kinase, whose product is MTGYDAAEGLTPYRDDSGYGAIVFDRERVQQAAPDWFSPAHWGEKARPVDSGGRGGAWFVDAPFGQVVLRRYLRGGLVARFNRDRYWWQGANKTRSFAEFRLTRELARKGLPVPAPVAAWYRRDGLHYYAAIMIERLDGVRSLADRAAVAGDGAPWEEAGRLIARCHRAGLDHADLNATNLLFDTAGQGWVIDLDRGAIRIPATAWRERNLARLKRSLLKLRGSRSPEQVEADFGRLRTAYERAWERGY